TTTCGCAAAGCGAGCAACGAACACCGCTTAAAAGAACGGCTACAGTTTTTACAGGGCGTAAGCGCCAATGATACAGAGGACAAGATCATGGCCGCCGATTTACAAAGAATTACCGACGAACTTATCGACAGCCTACCCCGGCAACAAAAGATCGTTTTCCAGCTCAGCCGGATAGATGGTTTATCGTACGATGAAATTGCTGAGAAACTACACTTGTCGCGCAATACCGTACGCAATCATCTCGTCTGTGCGCTGAAAACTTTGAAAACACATTTTGTTAAGCACGACATCACCTACTTTTTTGTTATTTTTTTCTTACTGCACTAGTTCTGTTGCTACTTTCATCCGTTTCTATATAAAGGGCTGTAGAAATATGGTTCCCATAAAAGACCAATTATGAAAGACCGTTCAGACCAATTATATACATTGTTGTGTGCTTACATGACAGAAAAGATCACCGAAGCCGAATTCGAGCAACTTATTCAACTTATGCAAGAAAACCAGGGCGATATCGATGAAAGCACTTTGGCTTCGGCAATCGATAGGGCCTGGAAATGCTATGACCAAGATCAGCCCATTAGGATAAACGCCGATAAGGTTTATAGTAAGATTTTGGCTGACGATCGTATTAAGCCAAGTGTTTCCAAACAACGGAAAAAAAACAAGTACATATTCTGGATGCCAACGA
This Olivibacter sp. SDN3 DNA region includes the following protein-coding sequences:
- a CDS encoding RNA polymerase sigma factor; the protein is MMTARGAIAAYLIEELQSGSEIAFRKIYDQLHPKIYRFIFSLLKDNNQSEEILQETFINLWLNKHKIDTQLPLYPYLYLTARRLTIDAFRKASNEHRLKERLQFLQGVSANDTEDKIMAADLQRITDELIDSLPRQQKIVFQLSRIDGLSYDEIAEKLHLSRNTVRNHLVCALKTLKTHFVKHDITYFFVIFFLLH